A portion of the Acidimicrobiales bacterium genome contains these proteins:
- the lhgO gene encoding L-2-hydroxyglutarate oxidase translates to MGERRVAIVGGGIVGLALGRALATEWGGEVVLYEKEEALAPHQSSHNSGVVHAGLYYAPGSLKARLCREGGAMLREYCAEKAIPFSELGKLVVARDEGELAGLEAIRARAVENQVPDLAVLGSAEIAGIEPHVVGARALHSPHTAVIDFPTVARAYGADLVAHGGEVRLGDEVRGLREVAGGVLVRSDRGEERFAAVVCCAGAHSDRFARLAGATGGLHVVPFRGEYHRLAPSAAALVRGLVYPVPDPRYPFLGVHLTRTLSGEVLAGPNAVFATALEGYRRRDLSVRELAGVLAFSGTRRLFAAHWRAGLAELGTSLSRRAYAAKVRAYLPALSTEDLQRAPAGVRAQLLDRAGALVDDFVIETSGRVTVVRNAPSPAATSSLAIAAHLHAELERKGQLDAA, encoded by the coding sequence ATGGGTGAGCGACGGGTCGCGATCGTCGGCGGGGGGATCGTCGGCCTCGCCCTCGGCCGGGCGCTCGCCACCGAGTGGGGCGGCGAGGTGGTCCTCTACGAGAAGGAGGAGGCGCTCGCGCCGCACCAGAGCTCGCACAACAGCGGCGTCGTCCACGCCGGCCTCTACTACGCCCCCGGCTCGCTCAAGGCACGGCTCTGCCGCGAGGGCGGGGCGATGCTGCGCGAGTACTGCGCGGAGAAGGCGATCCCGTTCTCCGAGCTCGGCAAGCTGGTCGTCGCCCGCGACGAGGGCGAGCTCGCCGGCCTCGAGGCGATCCGCGCCCGCGCCGTCGAGAACCAGGTCCCCGACCTCGCGGTGCTCGGCTCGGCGGAGATCGCCGGCATCGAGCCGCACGTCGTCGGCGCCCGCGCGCTGCACTCGCCGCACACTGCGGTCATCGACTTCCCGACCGTCGCCCGTGCCTACGGCGCGGACCTCGTCGCGCACGGCGGGGAGGTCCGCCTCGGCGACGAGGTGCGCGGCCTGCGCGAGGTCGCGGGCGGGGTCCTCGTCCGCAGCGACCGCGGCGAGGAGCGCTTCGCCGCGGTCGTCTGCTGCGCGGGGGCGCACAGCGACCGCTTCGCCCGCCTCGCCGGCGCGACGGGCGGCCTTCACGTCGTGCCCTTCCGCGGCGAGTACCACCGCCTCGCGCCGTCGGCCGCGGCGCTCGTACGCGGCCTCGTCTACCCCGTCCCCGACCCGCGCTACCCCTTCTTGGGGGTGCACCTCACCCGCACCCTTTCCGGCGAGGTCCTCGCCGGTCCGAACGCGGTGTTCGCCACCGCCCTCGAGGGCTACCGCCGCCGCGACCTCTCGGTGCGCGAGCTCGCCGGCGTGCTCGCCTTCTCCGGCACCCGCCGCCTCTTCGCCGCCCACTGGCGGGCCGGCCTCGCGGAGCTCGGCACCTCGCTCTCGCGGCGCGCCTACGCGGCGAAGGTGCGCGCCTACCTGCCGGCGCTCTCGACGGAGGACCTGCAGCGCGCGCCGGCGGGGGTGCGCGCGCAGCTCCTCGATCGCGCCGGGGCGCTCGTCGACGACTTCGTGATCGAGACGAGTGGGAGGGTGACCGTGGTCCGCAACGCCCCCTCGCCGGCCGCCACCTCCAGCCTCGCGATCGCCGCCCACCTCCACGCCGAGCTCGAGCGCAAGGGGCAGCTCGATGCGGCGTGA